GGGCGGGCCAGGTCGAAGCGCCGCTGCCGGTCCTGCGTCAGGAAGGCCTCCAGGTCCTCATGCGCGGGCAGGTCATGCCAGGGCACGGTGAACTCCGGGTCAATCACCTGCACTGGCCTGCCTGCCGGGCTCTGCCGCACCCCAGCGGACAGCTGCGGGTGCCGCAACAGCAGCCGGTGCAGGGCGGTGCGCAGCCCGGCCCCGTCCAGCGCGCCTTCCAGCTCGAAGACGAACTGCACGAGGTACGGGTCGGCGCCGTCGTGGTCGTAGAGGGAGTGGAACAGCAGCCCCTGAGCCAGCGGCGGCAGCGGCAGCGCGCCGGTGGCCCGGGCGCGGGCCCGGGTGCCGAGCGCGGTCAGCACCTCGAACCAGCGTTCGGCCAGCGCGCTGATCTTCTCGCGGGAGAGCAGTCGGCCCGGCCAGGACCAGTTCGCCACCAGCCGGGGACCGTCAGGGTGTTGGGCGAGCACCGCGTCCAGCTCCACCACATGGGCCAGCGCGAGCGGTCCGCCAGTGGTCGCACCGACCACGGTGTCCTCGGGCAGCACCGCCCAGTCTCCGTCTCCGTTGACGTCGAAGTGGCCCAGGTAGTTGAACGCGTACCGAGGGGCCGCGACCCCGGCCAGGAGCGGTGCGGTCTGCGGGTTGAGGTGGCGCAGCAGGCCGTGGCCGAACCCGGTGCGCGCCAGGCCGTTCAGGGTCTCACGCACCCGAGCGACCGCGCCGTCCAGGTCGACCGGGTCGGTGGGCCAGTGACAGCCCGCGGCGAGTTGGACGGGATAGAGCGTGGTGAACCAGCCGACCGTCCGGGAGAGGTCGAGGCCGTCGGCGAACTCCTCGCGCCCGTGGCCCTCCAGCTCCACCCGCACCGGGCCGGTGGCCAGCGCGAACGCGGTCAGCAGCAGCTCATACACCGAGCAGTCGAAGGCGGCCGCGGCCTGGGAGAGGAAGTCCGCGGCCAGGCTGAGCGAGAGCCACTGCCGGGTGTCCTCGGTGTCCAGCGAGGGGTCCAGCGCGCGGTCGCCGACCGGCGGGTCCGCGACCGGGGCGAGCCAGCGGGGCAGGTCCGCCAGCACCTCGGGGTGGTGGGCGTGCTGGAGCAGGGCCCGCGCCCACTGCGGGAACGGCGTGCCGGTGGCGGGCAGCTTCGGGGCGCGGCCGTCGCGGACCGCCGCCCAGGCCGCGTGCAGGTCGTCGAGCAGGATGCGCCAGGACACGCCGTCCACGCACAGGTGGTGCGCGGTCAGCGTGAGCCGATTCTCGCGCCAGGTGGCGTGCAGGACGTGGCCGCGGGCCAGGTCGATGGGCCGGTCCAGCTCAACGGTGACGTGCTCCAGCACCCGCAGCGCCCACACCCCGGCCACTTCGGACAGTGCAAGGCGCAGCATGCCGTGGTGGTCGACCAGCGCCTGGACCACGGCGCGCACCTGCTTGGCCGTGCACCCGGCCGGGGTGCGCACGGTCATCGACTGGACGAACCCGTTGTCCAACGCGCCCCGGCCGCGCAGCCAGTGCATGATCGGGGTGAGCGGCACGCTCGGGTCGTCGGGATCGCCGGGTGCCAGGCCGCGGGCGCGCGCGGCGGGCAGCGCGAGGCCCTTGGCCAGTGCGGTGACGGTCGGGGCGCGGAAGACGTCGGCGGTGCTGACGGCCAGCCCGGCGCGCTGTGCGGCGGCGGCGAGCTGAATGGCCCGGATGCTGTCGCCGCCGAGCCGGAAGAAGTCCCCGTCCACGGGCACCTCGGCCCGGCCGAGCACCTGCGCGAACAGCTTCGCGAGGGTCCGCTCGGCGGCAGAGCCGGTGGCGCGCACCGGCTCGGGGGCGGGGGCCGCAGGGTCAGGCAGGGCGGCGCGGTCGAGTTTCCCGTTGCGGGTCAACGGCAGCGAGGCCAGCCCGACCACGGCCGAGGGCACCAGGAACGGCGGCAGCCGCTCACCGAGCCGGGCGAGCAGCCCGTCCGAGACCTCGCCGACGACGTAGGAGACCAGGCGGCCCTCGCACAGCACGGTCGCGGCCTGCCGCACCCCCGGCTGGGCCAGCAGCGCTGCGTCCACCTCTCCCAGCTCGACCCGGAAGCCGCGCAGTTTGACCTGGCCGTCGGCGCGCCCGGCGAACTCCAGCTGCCCGTCGGCGTTCCAGCGGGCCAGGTCGCCGGTGCGGTAGACGCGGGCACCGGGCGGACCGGACGGATCGGGCAGGAAGCGCTCGGCGGTGGCACCCGGCCGGTTCAGGTAGCCCAGGGCGACTCCCGCGCCACCCAGGTAGACCTCGCCGGTGGTGCCGAGCGGTACGGGGCGCATGGCCTCGTCGAGGAGGAGCACCCGGGTGCCGTCGAGGGGTCGGCCGATGGGGACCACGTCGGTGACCGGGCCCGAGGGGTAGCGGGTGGCGAAGACGGTGGTCTCGGTCGGGCCGTAGCCGTTGACGACGGTGAGCCCGGGCAGCGCCTGCTGCACGGCTCGCACGGCGGCGGGAGAGACCACGTCACCGCCGGTCCACACCTGGCGCAGCCCGGCGAGGCAGCGCGGATCCTGGGTGGCGATCGCGTTGAACAGCCCGGCGGTGAGCCACATCCCGGTGACCCCGGCGGTGGTGATGACGCGGGTCAGCTCGCCGGGGTCGAGCCTGCCGGGCGGGGCGAGCACGATCTCGCCACCGGTGAGCAGCGGGACCCACAGCTCCATGTTGATCGCGTCAAAGGCCTGCGGGGAGTGCAGCAGCACCCGCTCGGCCCCGCCCTCGGTCCACCAGCGGTCGGCGGCGAGGTTGACCAGGTTGGCGTGGGTGACGGCGACGCCCTTGGGCGTGCCGGTGGAACCCGAGGTGAACATGACGCAGGCCAGGTCGTGCCCGCCGACCTCCGGGCACGCGGCGCCCGGGCCGGTGCCGTGGACGGTCAGCACGCGCAGACCGGGGGCCGTCGCGTCCGCCGACTCGGTGAGCAGCAACCGGGCCCCGGAGTCGGCGAGCACGACCGCGCGCCTGGGCGGCGGGTCCTCGGCGTGCAGGGGCACGTAGGCCGCGCCGGACTTGAGGACGGCGAGCACGGCGACCACCAGGTCCACCGAGCGCGGCAGCAGCAGCGCGACGTTGCGGCCCGGCCCGGCCCCCGCCCCGGCGAGCCGGGCGGCCAGGGCGGTGGCGCGCTCGTCCAGTTCGCGGTAGGTCAGCCGCCGCCCGGTCGCCGGGCAGTGCACGGCACCGGCCTGCGGCTGTTGACGGACCCGTGCGGCGAAGGCCGAGGGCACCGTGCTGGCTCGCACCGCCTGTCCGGCCCCGGTGCCCAGGGCGGTCAGGTGCGCGCGCTCGGCGGCCGTGGTGGGCTGGACGTCGGCCAGGGGCGTGTCCGGGGTGGCCTCGACCAACTGCCACAGCACGTGCTCGAACCGCTCGCCCAGCTCCCGCAGCCGCGTGGGGGAGCACGTGGTGGGGTTGGCGTCGAAGTCCAGGCGCAGCCTGCCGTCACCCCGGTCGTAGGCCACCACGGACAGGTCCTCCGACGGCGGGGCCTGGAGGTTGTGCACGGTCACCGTCGCCGAGCCGAAGCGCAGCACGTGGTCGAACCGCTGGATGTTGAGCACCGGTCCGAAGAACTTCCGCCCGTCCTCCGGCAGCCCCAGCTCGCGCCGCAGGCGTTCGCCCCGGTACCGCTGCCGCGACCGGATGGCGCTCAGCTGCCCCGACACCTCCTGGAGCAGCCCGCCCACGGTTCCCGCCAGGTTGACGCGGACGCGCAGGGGCACCACGTTGGCCGTCATGGCGGGCACGACCACGTCCGCCGCGCGGCCGGAGACAGGCAGGCTGAGCAGCAAGTCCGACTGCCCGGTGACGGCCTGCACGTGCACGGCGGCGGCCGCGGCGACCACGCGGGACCACCGCGTCCCCAATCGCTCGGAGCCCTGCCGCAGCCGGGCAAACTCCACGTCCGCCAGCACCCGGGTCCACCGCACCGAGGCCTCGGCGGCGGGCGCGGCGCGCGACCCGACCACCGCCGGCTCCGGTCGGTCGGCCAGCCGTGCGAGCCACCACGCGCGGTCCTCGGCCAGGGCGGCCGAGTCGCGATACGCCTGCTCCGCCGAGGGCACCTCGGCCAGGGCGGCCCACCTGGGTCCGGGGACGACGAGCCCTTCCCGGAGGCCCTCGTAGAGCTCGGCCACGCGCTGCACGAGCAGCGCCAGGCCCGCGCCGTCGAGGGCGATGTGGTGCACCCGCAGGAACACCCACTGCCGCTCCTCGGCCAGCCGCAGCACGGCCCCTAGGAACAGCTCCTCGCCCGCCGCCGCGAGGCGCTCCGCCATCCACGCCCGCGCCGAGGCGACAGGATCGGGGGCCTCCCGGAAGTCCACGGTGGTCACCCGGGGTTCGGCGGAGTCCAGGACCCGTTGCCGGGGAAGGGAATCGGCCGTCTCCTCGAAGACCACCCGGATCGCCTCGCACTCGGAGGCGGCCCGCGTGAGCGCGGCGGTCAGCAGGTCGGTCCGGACGGTCCCGCACAGGTCCAGGTACTCGGCCCACTGGTAGGAGCCGGGGCGGCTGTACCCGGCGCGCTCGGCGAGCCACACACCGGTCTGGGCATCGGACAGTTCGAGTTCAGCGCTCTGGTCGACCACGTGGGCGAGCCCCTCACCAGCTTGTGTTGGCCAGCGGCCACGCCTCTAGCACAGAATGTATTTGCACAAACCGAATTCTCGATTTCCTGCTTCAGCACACCTTTACAGGAGAAGGCGGCGGGATTCGAACCCGCATCAAGTGTGTGCCTATCCCCCTGGGTGCTGAGGTACGGTTGGCGCCATGTCCAATGGCTTCATCTGGTCCAGCGCGGACGAACCGCACGCCGCGCGGCGGCGCGAGATGCTTCGCACGCACCCCGAGATCAAGGAACTCTACGGCCCGTGCTCGCGCACGAAGTACGTCTGCACGCTGCTCGTCGGGCTGCAGCTCTCGCTCGCCTTCCTGCTGCGTGACGCGCCCTGGTGGCTGATTGTTCTGGTCGCCTATGCGGTGGGCGGAGTGATCAACCAGGCGCTGCTCCTGGCCATTCACGAGCTCTCTCACAATCTCGCGTTTCGCAAGCCCTGGCACAATCGCGTGTTCGGCGTCTTCATCAATCTGCCCGTGGGTGTGCCGGTCGCAGAAACGTTTCGCTACTACCACCTGCGCCATCACAGCCATCAGGGTGACGAGCGGCTCGACACGGATATACCGACGGAATTCGAGGCGCGCTTGCTGCGCCATCGCGCCAGCAAACTGCTCTGGCTCTCTTGCCAAGGCTTTGCCTACGCGCTCCGCCCGCTGTTCGTCGATCCAAAGAAGCCGGCGGCTTCCGAGATCACGAACCTCCTCGTGCAGGTCGCGTTCAACGTGGCCGTGTTCTATTTTTGGGGCGGCAAAGCGCTTGCCTATCTGCCGATCAGTTCACTGATCGTCATGGGGCTCCATCCGATTGCTGGACACTACATTTCGGAGCACTACGTCTTCCGCGAAGGGCAAGAGACCTACTCGTACTACGGGCCGCTCAACGTGCTCGCGTTCAATGTCGGCTACCACAACGAGCACCACGACTTCCCCTACGTTCCTGGCTCGCGCCTGCCGAAGCTACGAGCGATGGCGCCGGAATTTTACGACGGTCTCCTGGCGCACCAATCGTGGACGGCGACGCTTTGGAACTTCGTCATGCGCCCCAGCCTGGGCGGTTACAGCCGCATCAAGCGGCGCGTGGAGCGGCGGCGAGACTAGCGCCCAGACGCCTGGCCTTCGCCACGCTCTTCTCGCCGGGTACATGGCCTTCCCTGTATGTGCGCCAGGTCGGCTCCCACGACTGCCCTTTCGGGGCCTGCTCGGGCTTCACTCTCGTTGCGGCCTGCGAACTCGCTCGACCTCCTTTCGAGGCCTTCTTTACTCTGGGCTTCGAGTCCGAGGGTCGCCCCTCGTCCCCGCCAGATAGCTACCGAGGGGGTCGACTTCCTCCTCGGGCGGGACTTCCACCCGCGGGTCAGGTGCACCTTCGTTGCGAGGGCCAGCGCCCCCGGAGCCTGAGCGTCCGGGGGCACGCGAGCAGCGTCACGACGGTAGCCGCTACATCAAGCCTTCGATTTCCTCGTCGATGGAGCGTGTCGACTAGTAGACCATTTCCCCCGAGGTTACTTTAATCGATCCTACTGTCATGTTCTATGCACAGCGGGGTTATCAGGCACCCCATCTCAATCAGGCAGTCTTGCGGGTAACAAGCCCTTGTCTCGGAGAGTAAATATGGCCGAGTGCTCTGTCACGATCGACTCTACTGATCAGATGTCCTTCAACACCAAGGAAATCACCATCGACAAATCCTGCAAGCATTTCAAAATCAAGCTGACCTATTCTGGCAGCCTGCCGAAGAACGTCATGGGCCACAATTTGGTGCTGAGCAAGACGGCCGACATGCAGGGCATTGCTACCGAGGGCATGTCTCAAGGTCTCGACAAAGACTATATCAAGACCGACAACGCGGGGATCATCGCTTACACCAAAATGATTGGTGCTCTGGAAAAAGAGACCGAGTTGGTCTTTGACGCGTCCAAGCTCGAGGCTGGCGGGGACTACCGCTTCTTCTGCACCTTCCCGGGCCACATCTCGATGATGAAAGGCACGGTTGTGGTCAAGTAGCGCATGCTCAACGCCCCGGCTTCGGCGCGTCCGGGAAGAAGACGTTTAGAGACTATTTCGGTCTCAAGATCCTACACTAAATTCCTTGCCAGCAGAGCCCTGACCTGATCGAAGGCCCGCATGGAGAACTCGAACGTGGTCCGGGTCATGAGGGAGTTCGAAGGCATCGAGTTGGGGCACAAGAAGCGCGAGCAGCGCTTGGAGCGCATCGTGGCCGCCCTTGCGACGAAACCAGATGCCAGTTTCCCGCAGGCCACGGGCAACGACGCCGACCTTGAAGGGTTGTATCGGCTCCTGAATAACAAGCAGGTCAATGCCGCGAAG
This genomic window from Stigmatella ashevillena contains:
- the azu gene encoding azurin, whose protein sequence is MAECSVTIDSTDQMSFNTKEITIDKSCKHFKIKLTYSGSLPKNVMGHNLVLSKTADMQGIATEGMSQGLDKDYIKTDNAGIIAYTKMIGALEKETELVFDASKLEAGGDYRFFCTFPGHISMMKGTVVVK
- a CDS encoding fatty acid desaturase, which translates into the protein MSNGFIWSSADEPHAARRREMLRTHPEIKELYGPCSRTKYVCTLLVGLQLSLAFLLRDAPWWLIVLVAYAVGGVINQALLLAIHELSHNLAFRKPWHNRVFGVFINLPVGVPVAETFRYYHLRHHSHQGDERLDTDIPTEFEARLLRHRASKLLWLSCQGFAYALRPLFVDPKKPAASEITNLLVQVAFNVAVFYFWGGKALAYLPISSLIVMGLHPIAGHYISEHYVFREGQETYSYYGPLNVLAFNVGYHNEHHDFPYVPGSRLPKLRAMAPEFYDGLLAHQSWTATLWNFVMRPSLGGYSRIKRRVERRRD